The Telopea speciosissima isolate NSW1024214 ecotype Mountain lineage unplaced genomic scaffold, Tspe_v1 Tspe_v1.0824, whole genome shotgun sequence DNA segment CCCTTCAGTTGAGCCTATTGTTTCTGACTTTGACATTCTGATTGCTAAACGAAAAGGTACCTGTAGTTGGACTCAACATCCTATTTCTAGAtttgtttcttattcttcttctgtcttctccATTTCGTTCCTTTTTATCTACTGTTGAGGTCCACCCCCTTCCTAAGTCTGTGACAAAGGCATTATCTATTCCtggctggaggacagctatggaggaagaGTTATTGGCATTAAAGGTGAATGATACTTGGGATATTGTACCGCTGCCCCAAGGGAAAACTGCCATCAGTTGTCGATGGATATATGCAGTGAAGGTTAATCCTGATGGTTCTCTTGCTCGTTTGAAGGCGAGACTTTTAGCTAAGGGTTATGCATAGGTGTATGGTAAAGACTACTTAGATACCTTTTCACCTGTGGCCAAACTTGCTTCTGTTCATATTCTGATATCACTTGCAGCCACATATCACTGGCCTTTATTCCAGCTTGATGTTAAGAATGCGTTTTTACATGGGACTCTAcaggaggaggtttatatggagcaactaccagggtttgttgctcaggggtaGGCTGGAATGGTGTgtagattaaaaaaatcattgtatgggctgaaacagtctcctcgtgcatggtttggcagatttacTGAAGTTGTTCTGGCCTTTGGCATGTCCAGATATAGAAGTGATCACTCGTTCTTTTATAGACAGTCGGATGCAGGGAGGATTTTTCTGATtgtgtacgttgatgatattatcatcATTGGTGATGATTTAGTTGGTATAGCAGAGTTGAAGTCATACCTTCAacagaaatttcagaccaaaGACTTGGGgaagttaaaatattttttgggaattgaagtggcaCAGTCTCGGAAAGGAGTTTTTCTATCATAGCGAAAGTATGTGTTGGACTTACTTACTGAGACAGGTATGCTCGGATGTAAGCCTATTGACTCACCCATGGACCAGAATGTGAAACTTGTTGCTGAAGGGGGagatgctcttgatgatcctgAGAAATATAGAAGATTGGTGGGTAAGCTGAATTACTTAACAGTTACTCGACCTGACATTGCTTTTTCAGTGAGTATGGTGAGTCAATTCCTTTCCTCTCCtcggacatctcattgggatgcagttatACGCATTTTAAGGTATCTCAAAAAGGCTCCAAGTAGAGGAATTGTGTATCAAGATCATGGACATAGTAGAGTTGAAGGGttttcagatgctgattgggtagGATCTCCAACTGACAGAAGGTCGACTATTGGGTactgcacatttgttggaggaaatctggtttcatggaagagcaagaagcagAGTGTTGTAGCTCATTCCAGTGCTGAGTCAGAAtacagagctatggcacaagtaACATGTGAATTAATGTGGATACAACAGCTATTGTCTGAGTTGGGGTTCAAGATTCCAactcccatgcaattatggtgtgataatcaggcaTCAATTCATATTGCTTCCAATCCTATGTTCcatgagaggacgaagcacattgaaattgattgCCATTTTGTTCGGGAAAAGATGTAGAGTGGATTGATTCTTCCAGGCCATATCAGAACTAGAGAGCAGCTTGCAGATGTATTTACTAAGTCATTGGGTAATGAGAGGATAGAGTATATTtataacaagctgggcatgatcgatatatatatatgctccagcttgagggggagtgttagaatgcTTGTCGTGGGTTCCAAACAGGATCTCGTGATTAGCGCCTGGTGCTAATCACAAGATTCCTTAAGCCCCATTATGAGgtccttttttgtctttttactTCTTCCCTATACCTATGTATTATATCCTTTTGGCTCTTCTATGCAATACACAGAATTCTTACAGCTAcaactctcctctctccttttctccttctcttcctcttcacttctctGATTTTCACAGGTAACAAAGCAATTATGAGGCTTCAAATTCTGTACCATACTTGTTTTTTGAGTATTAGGCCCAATATTTAATTGAATAAATAgggagaaataagaaaaaatattccgttttaattagaaaaataaGGGATATTTATGCCTTTATGGTACAGCAATTGAAGCACATATGAGGCTTCAAATGTTTTACCATAGTTTGATGTTTTCATGTTTATAATGGCTTCTTTTTTTATGCAACAGTAAGGAGGTGAGATAATGGCCGATAGTGAAGGCGATGGGGGAAGAGGCAGGAGAGGAGGCAGAGGAGGAGGCaagggaggtggaggtggaggtggaggtaaTAAGAGAGAGATAGCATGGCAGCATGGTGTTCCTATTGATGgtgacaaaagaaaaacacGATGTGACTATTGTCATAAAGTGAAGAATTCAGGTGGGGCCACAAGACTGAAACAACATTTGGTAGGGAATGCCACAGATGTGATGGCATGCATGCAGGTACCTGTTGAGGTTGCTAGGGCTATAGATGAGAGCATGAGGGGAGGGAAATAGAGGAAAGC contains these protein-coding regions:
- the LOC122648339 gene encoding secreted RxLR effector protein 161-like, producing the protein MDQNVKLVAEGGDALDDPEKYRRLVGKLNYLTVTRPDIAFSVSMVSQFLSSPRTSHWDAVIRILRYLKKAPSRGIVYQDHGHSRVEGFSDADWVGSPTDRRSTIGYCTFVGGNLVSWKSKKQSVVAHSSAESEYRAMAQVTCELMWIQQLLSELGFKIPTPMQLWCDNQASIHIASNPMFHERTKHIEIDCHFVREKM